The following coding sequences are from one Neodiprion lecontei isolate iyNeoLeco1 chromosome 7, iyNeoLeco1.1, whole genome shotgun sequence window:
- the LOC107216877 gene encoding transmembrane protein 179 isoform X2, with translation MYTVRSTNFVEDIKRVIRAEGRGRIHAGHCLLFSTGIWQENDGQFMANWASQAYCNYTILVGLVLFLMCAVQIYRLSMLMYRGEDSSFLSAFVDVVCSVLLTTLTLIAAVIITLGFMTWCQCMTKRFPSCELAAGNDIDKADGIDTAGFHIELGAAQFGAWSSLSVWVGLSVFAVLKLLRYHQLENMKVSMYRERQRLIQAGDRSSQPMHS, from the exons ATGTATACAGTGCGCAGTACGAATTTTGTAGAGGATATCAAGCGTGTCATTCGCGCTGAAGGTAGAGGCCGCATTCATGC CGGGCACTGCCTTCTATTTTCTACAGGCATATGGCAGGAGAACGACGGCCAGTTTATGGCTAATTGGGCATCGCAGGCTTATTGTAACTACACGATACTCGTCGGTCTGGTTCTATTCTTAATGTGCGCTGTACAGATATATCGCCTATCCATGCTGATGTATCGTGGGGAGGATAGCTCTTTTCTCTCAGCATTTGTAGATGTGGTTTGCTCTGTACTTTTAACGACGTTAACTCTCATCGCCGCTGTTATTATCACTTTGGGATTCATGACGTGGTGTCAATGTATGACTAAGAGATTTCCGTCGTGCGAGCTTGCAGCAGGTAACGATATAGACAAAGCTGACGGAATCGACACTGCTGGGTTCCACATAGAATTGGGTGCTGCCCAATTCGGGGCATGGAGCAGCCTGTCCGTTTGGGTAGGCCTCTCGGTATTTGCCGTCTTAAAGCTGTTGAGGTATCACCAGTTGGAAAATATGAAAGTATCCATGTACAGAGAGAGGCAGAGATTGATCCAAGCTGGTGATAGGTCTTCCCAACCGATGCACAGTTAG
- the LOC107216880 gene encoding dimethyladenosine transferase 2, mitochondrial: protein MIGIKTKAGFLFRRFITSKISKFIEAQNVRGGRYAKFCTVSVDQPPRRTSVPLGRRRVKAREKILEYFSGTTLQEHIDDLPINLMNLSSTNSEHLYLCHDGVASQVVNLIQNDLMTDSSKVIEMNPGMGCLTKKIMDAGIQFLKALEPNEKFEPFLMDLSKEYPDKLTIDKTDFMSFWKLVHLDKYDEVKRVAQLLPEFSRVPWGDKPGLKVVGTVSDTKFVSFVMMDIIRQSKMYSYGRPCLYLCLPPRVWEKFTCDGSTGLVRYTSLPILFQTIFDYKLLGQVPRKAFLPWQSTPMRSDKGKKTRTEEYMYVVRIEGKKNLFSEVIDERLLQAYWFFVHHNMYARTSKVIQQMEAWEPGCGPALIKQGFNVFTQFGDLTSEDILKIFKKFSTWHSFGSSFIPCMENSSQKMETLFF from the exons ATGATTGGAATCAAGACAAAGGCTGGATTTTTATTCCGTAGATttataacctcaaaaatcTCGAAATTCATAGAAGCTCAAAATGTACGTGGGGGAAGATACGCAAAATTTTGCACTGTTTCAGTGGATCAACCGCCTCGGAGGACAAGTGTTCCGCTCGGTAGAAGACGTGTGAAAGcgagggaaaaaatattagaatatTTCAGCGGGACAACGCTCCAGGAACACATCGACGATCTGCCAATAAATCTGATGAATTTGTCAAGCACAAATAGCGAGCATTTATACTTGTGTCACGATGGTGTGGCCTCGCAAGTTGTAAATTTGATACAAAACGATCTCATGACAGACTCTTCCAAAGTCATTGAAATGAACCCAGGGATGGGTTGTTTGACGAAGAAAATTATGGACGCTGGCATTCAGTTCCTAAAAGCATTGGAAccaaatgaaaagtttgaGCCATTTTTGATGGACTTGTCGAAAGAATATCCGGATAAATTAACAATTGACAAAACAGATTTTATGAGTTTTTGGAAACTAGTTCACCTCGACAAGTACGACGAGGTCAAAAGGGTGGCTCAGCTTCTTCCAGAGTTTTCACGTGTTCCATGGGGTGACAAGCCTGGTCTGAAAGTTGTCGGAACTGTTTCGGATACCAAATTTGTTAGTTTTGTAATGATGGATATAATTAGACAAAGCAAGATGTACTCCTACGGAAGACCGTGCCTTTATCTCTGTTTACCGCCACGCGTTTGGGAG AAATTCACATGTGATGGATCAACCGGACTGGTCAGGTACACGAGTCTGCCcatattatttcaaacgatATTTGACTACAAACTACTTGGTCAAGTACCTAGAAAAGCATTTTTACCCTGGCAGTCGACTCCCATGCGATCTGACAAAGGGAAAAAGACCAGGACTGAGGAGTACATGTACGTCGTTAGGATCGAAGGGAAGAAAAATCTCTTCTCAGAAGTTATTGATGAAAGACTCTTACAGGCGTATTGGTTTTTTGTTCATCACAATATGTACGCACGAACAAGCAAAGTTATACAACAAATGGA AGCCTGGGAACCGGGTTGTGGACCTGCTTTAATCAAGCAAGGATTTAATGTTTTCACTCAATTTGGGGATTTGACATCGGAAGATATATTGAAAATCTTCAAGAAATTTTCTACCTGGCATAGCTTTGGATCTTCGTTCATACCTTGTATGGAGAATTCATCCCAGAAAATGGAGACGCTCTTCTTCTGA
- the LOC107216873 gene encoding uncharacterized protein LOC107216873, translating to MKHPIEAVIDKVSLKPNKIQPIIVDFQNGELKDDEAVNMECGLYCDNKVNRQLLALSNGQVVYKGYRPDPDEAPTYTMLAIHNRKTGKVRLVQAERWQVAPVLDKEPKGGKDVDDDKIALLNKQFGSKRVKRRTEQIERMKINVNSVTKQLEETVSNISIERTDLSLPSLHDESVANTNLPECNRNASDVQDVYNINDIVPLAKLETLYDAAKSVLNQEQEGKSKFFMETLKVLRTDDGCTVKIALLLYLEAVAAWLNMPIKDAKKRGIIICSESSDVNDYVIQTYSMRSAQGRQRPNSMRDKGIMHCLILGLTISNFTLDLNLFTTIVKNGAGIKKLGELARFVGAVPTKDNKNVVVLKLPLPPQLALAKKGKKKK from the exons atgaaacatcCGATAGAGGCGGTAATCGATAAAGTTTCTCTCAAAccgaataaaattcaaccgaTTATTG ttgattttcaaaacgGAGAACTAAAGGATGATGAGGCTGTCAATATGGAATGTGGATTGTACTGTGACAACAAAGTCAACAGACAACTACTCGCTCTTTCGAACGGGCAGGTGGTTTATAAAGGTTACCGACCTGATCCTGACGAAGCTCCGACCTATACCATGCTTGCCATTCACAATAGGAAAACTGGCAAAGTCCGTTTAGTCCAAGCTGAGAGATGGCAGGTAGCTCCCGTACTGGACAAAGAACCAAAGGGCGGCAAGGACGTAGATGACGACAAAATTGCTCTACTGAATAAACAGTTTGGTTCCAAAAGGGTTAAACGAAGAACGGAGCAGAtagagagaatgaaaattaatgtcAACTCTGTTACGAAACAACTGGAGGAAACAGTTTCTA ACATTAGTATCGAAAGGACAGATCTTTCACTACCGTCGTTGCACGACGAATCGGTAGCGAACACAAATTTACCTGAGTGCAACAGGAATGCTTCCGATGTTCAagatgtatataatataaatgacaTCGTTCCTCTGGCTAAACTGGAAACCTTGTATGATGCTGCCAAATCCGTCTTAAATCAAGAACAAGAAGG AAAATCTAAATTCTTTATGGAAACTTTAAAAGTGTTGAGGACGGACGATGGTTGTACAGTAAAAATTGCACTACTGCTTTACCTAGAAGCAGTTGCTGCTTGGCTCAATATGCCAATAAAAGATGCCAAGAAGAGgggaataataatatgtagCGAATCGAGTGATGTCAATGACTACGTTATACAAACTTATAGCATGCGTAGTGCTCAGGGCAG GCAACGGCCGAACAGCATGCGAGACAAAGGAATTATGCACTGCTTAATCCTCGGTCTTACAATATCAAACTTTACACTGGACTTGAATCTTTTCACAACGATTGTAAAAAACGGTGCTGGAATTAAGAAATTGGGGGAATTGGCGAGATTCGTAGGTGCAGTGCCGACAAAAGACAATAAGAACGTTGTAGTACTTAAACTACCATTGCCACCGCAGTTAGCGCTAgctaaaaaaggaaaaaagaagaaataa
- the LOC107216877 gene encoding transmembrane protein 179 isoform X1 → MALTNILLLSQIAGYVVALILSLCIMVPMSLHQNEFRGHCLLFSTGIWQENDGQFMANWASQAYCNYTILVGLVLFLMCAVQIYRLSMLMYRGEDSSFLSAFVDVVCSVLLTTLTLIAAVIITLGFMTWCQCMTKRFPSCELAAGNDIDKADGIDTAGFHIELGAAQFGAWSSLSVWVGLSVFAVLKLLRYHQLENMKVSMYRERQRLIQAGDRSSQPMHS, encoded by the exons ATGGCTTTGACGAATATTTTACTGCTCAGCCAGATAGCTGGATACGTCGTCGCCTTGATTTTGTCTCTATGCATAATGGTGCCCATGAGCCTTCATCAAAATGAATTTCG CGGGCACTGCCTTCTATTTTCTACAGGCATATGGCAGGAGAACGACGGCCAGTTTATGGCTAATTGGGCATCGCAGGCTTATTGTAACTACACGATACTCGTCGGTCTGGTTCTATTCTTAATGTGCGCTGTACAGATATATCGCCTATCCATGCTGATGTATCGTGGGGAGGATAGCTCTTTTCTCTCAGCATTTGTAGATGTGGTTTGCTCTGTACTTTTAACGACGTTAACTCTCATCGCCGCTGTTATTATCACTTTGGGATTCATGACGTGGTGTCAATGTATGACTAAGAGATTTCCGTCGTGCGAGCTTGCAGCAGGTAACGATATAGACAAAGCTGACGGAATCGACACTGCTGGGTTCCACATAGAATTGGGTGCTGCCCAATTCGGGGCATGGAGCAGCCTGTCCGTTTGGGTAGGCCTCTCGGTATTTGCCGTCTTAAAGCTGTTGAGGTATCACCAGTTGGAAAATATGAAAGTATCCATGTACAGAGAGAGGCAGAGATTGATCCAAGCTGGTGATAGGTCTTCCCAACCGATGCACAGTTAG